From a single Kryptolebias marmoratus isolate JLee-2015 linkage group LG6, ASM164957v2, whole genome shotgun sequence genomic region:
- the olig1 gene encoding oligodendrocyte transcription factor 1, whose product MNVLSNTTIRAPEQSPPLCGPGSVHDLPHCPPGFSLSSRINPAPMLSLQSGQRFTKVQKELSPEEQQELRRKINSRERKRMQDLNIAMDALREVMVPYASSPSSASSQSHQSGAPPGRRLSKISTLVLARNYILLLGSSLQEMRRLLGEVSVGMGVNTGPVPQLLFAGGWPLMAGPGQLLLTHESLMSSAASSSSPPSASSSSTAAKCALVSPGPMEASLAPVHWSSVGATGRALCPCGVCRLPRFSQSKAVPRFPK is encoded by the coding sequence ATGAATGTTTTGTCAAACACAACAATCAGGGCCCCAGAGCAGTCTCCACCTCTCTGTGGCCCCGGGTCTGTCCATGACTTACCCCACTGCCCTCCGGGGTTCAGCTTAAGCTCCCGCATAAACCCTGCACCGATGCTGAGCCTCCAGAGTGGACAGAGATTCACCAAGGtccagaaggagctgagccctgaggagcagcaggagctcaGACGAAAGATcaacagcagagagaggaagaggatgcAGGACTTGAACATTGCCATGGATGCCCTGAGGGAGGTCATGGTGCCCTACGCCTCCTCTCCTTCTTCTGCCTCCTCGCAGTCCCACCAGTCTGGAGCCCCTCCAGGCCGGAGGCTCTCCAAGATCTCCACCCTGGTTCTGGCCAGGAACTACATCCTCCTTCTGGGTTCGTCTCTGCAGGAAATGCGGCGGCTGCTGGGGGAGGTAAGCGTCGGGATGGGCGTGAACACGGGACCAGTTCCCCAGCTGCTGTTCGCAGGAGGGTGGCCCCTCATGGCTGGACCCGGTCAGCTCCTTCTCACCCATGAGTCCCTCATGTCCTCAGCAGCTTCATCATCTTCCCCTCCCTCTGCTTCATCATCCTCCACAGCAGCTAAATGTGCCCTGGTTTCTCCGGGCCCCATGGAGGCCTCGCTGGCTCCAGTGCATTGGAGCTCGGTAGGGGCCACAGGACGGGCCCTCTGCCCCTGTGGAGTCTGCAGACTGCCCAGGTTCAGCCAGTCCAAAGCAGTCCCCAGATTCCCAAAATAA